In Rosa rugosa chromosome 4, drRosRugo1.1, whole genome shotgun sequence, the genomic stretch AAATAAAAGACATATCTAATTGGCGATACCTTCTTGTCATCGTCTCATAGTGATATGCATCACCTGATCGATAATACTCTTTTGGTGATATACGATGTCTGATGGACAATCTCTTCTAGACATCCCCTTCTTGCTTTTGTGGCAAAAAAGATATTTCATTCTGGCGAGGAGATATACTGTACACCTACATGGTGTACAATAGCAATAATATGGCGTAATTTCTACCCGGTAATTTAGATGATGGCTcagttataattttttttttctggataaTTCTCGTTTTACTTGAGATCTTTATCAGTTTTTAATTGAACTTCATGCTTGGtagtagaaaaagaaaagagaattcAAATTGGATTTTAGTTTTATAACCTCTTTGTTTTtatactttatttatttttatccactcactctaacgattTCTTTTAGTAAAAACGATAATTATTTTTCCCACCTCGCCTCACCACTCTTTCACTATATTTAGGAGCCCAGAGTTTACTATTTAACGATTACGAGGGAATTTGTTTGCATCATGCACGTACAATCTATCATGAAACAAACACTAACGTACATGGGGATTTTAATTTATTGTTATGAATAGTAAATATCATGGATTTGATTATTGATTATTCCAGTAGATTCATATGAAGTCTTTTAGGTTACATAAGGATGATGAACTGCGTCTTTATTTCAACGAGCACTTCATTTAACTCCGATACATATATGGAGATGCATATGTATCACTTCAACCACTTGACGGTGGAACTGTATAACCTGCGGTGGATAGCCAAACTTATGAGAGTCATTATCAAATATGTCAAATTAAGCAGCAGATCCCTTGTGCATATTAACTATGAGAAAGAGATTAATTTGGAATCTTACTTCCACACTTCATTCCACGAGGAATATCGATACCACAGGATCTAACGACCTTAACCACCTTGTCCATGTCAACCAGCTGCTCGACCATCTTCGTCATGTGCTGGCACGCGCATGGAATGTCTAACGTTCTGATTGCCGTGCAGCATCCTTGAGACGGCGTTGGCGGCAATAGAGTACCCTTCCGAACATAAGCTGCACATTGCGTCATCAGACCTTGAATGTCACCTTGGCAAGCCTGCCCCAGAACCACATCGACTTCACTGGAGAGAAGAATTCCTATCACCGCAAAGGCAGCCAAAACCATGAAAGGAAGATTGAGCATTTCCATCTTGCTCGCTCTTTGTGTTTGTGCTTTTGTTGTTGGGGGCCGATGAGTTATTGTGTGGTTTATATAAGGATCTCGATACAGATTTTACGTTTGTAGCGTTACAGATTTTGTTACTTTTAAACTTGGGGTTGCATATTGCATGAGAAGTTATGGGGCTTTTAATTACTGTGCATTGTAGAAAACATGGAACGAACTACTTTATTATCTTTTTGAGAAATTACTGGGGAAAAAGTATAGCTTTAACTGATGGAGCTGTCAATTAAGCATGAACAAAAAGCCGGACTCGTATCCTTCTGTAAGGTGTAACGTACAAGCCAACGGCCGG encodes the following:
- the LOC133744588 gene encoding protein LIM3-like, which produces MEMLNLPFMVLAAFAVIGILLSSEVDVVLGQACQGDIQGLMTQCAAYVRKGTLLPPTPSQGCCTAIRTLDIPCACQHMTKMVEQLVDMDKVVKVVRSCGIDIPRGMKCGSYTVPPSSG